In Nomascus leucogenys isolate Asia chromosome 25, Asia_NLE_v1, whole genome shotgun sequence, a single genomic region encodes these proteins:
- the OLIG1 gene encoding oligodendrocyte transcription factor 1: MYYAVSQARVNAAPGTMLRPQRPGDLQLGASLYELVGYRQPPSSSSSSTSTSSTSSSSTTAPLLPKAAREKPEAPAEPPGPGPGSGAHPGGSARPDAKEEQQQQLRRKINSRERKRMQDLNLAMDALREVILPYSAAHCQGAPGRKLSKIATLLLARNYILLLGSSLQELRRALGEGAGPAAPRLLLAGLPLLAAAPGSVLLAPGAVGPPDALRPAKYLSLALDEPPCGQFALPGGGAGGPGLCTCAVCKFPHLVPASLGLAAVQAQFSK, encoded by the coding sequence ATGTACTATGCGGTTTCCCAGGCGCGCGTGAACGCGGCCCCCGGGACCATGCTGCGGCCACAGCGGCCCGGAGACTTGCAGCTCGGGGCCTCCCTCTACGAGCTGGTGGGCTACAGGCAGCcgccctcctcttcctcctcctccacctccacctcctccacttcctcctcctccacgaCGGCCCCCCTCCTCCCCAAGGCTGCGCGCGAGAAGCCCGAGGCGCCGGCCGAGCCTCCAGGTCCCGGGCCCGGGTCCGGCGCGCACCCGGGCGGCAGCGCCCGGCCGGACGCCaaggaggagcagcagcagcagctgcggCGCAAGATCAACAGCCGCGAGCGGAAGCGCATGCAGGACCTGAACCTGGCCATGGACGCGCTGCGCGAGGTCATCCTGCCCTACTCAGCGGCGCACTGCCAGGGCGCGCCCGGCCGCAAGCTCTCCAAGATCGCCACGCTGCTGCTCGCCCGCAACTACATCCTACTGCTGGGCAGCTCGCTGCAGGAGCTGCGCCGCGCGCTGGGCGAGGGCGCCGGGCCCGCCGCGCCGCGCCTGCTGCTGGCCGGGCTGCCCCTGCTCGCCGCCGCGCCCGGCTCCGTGCTGCTGGCGCCCGGCGCCGTAGGACCCCCCGACGCGCTGCGCCCCGCCAAGTACCTGTCGCTGGCGCTGGACGAGCCGCCGTGCGGCCAGTTCGCGCTCCCCGGCGGCGGCGCAGGCGGCCCCGGCCTCTGCACCTGCGCCGTGTGCAAGTTCCCGCACCTGGTTCCGGCCAGCCTGGGCCTGGCCGCCGTGCAGGCGCAGTTCTCCAAGTGA